CGCGAAGGTCTCGGCGGCGAAGAGTTTGATCGCGCGGCCGACCGGATGCGCTGGCTCGCACGCTCCAACTATGAGCTCATCATCCCCCACACCTCGGACCCGGCCGACCTCGTCATCTTCCCGACCTCCGAGAACGAGTCACGCGGGATCGAAGACGCCCGGCTCACACGCTTCGTCGACGACGACGGCGCCGTCACCTACTACGGCACGTACACCGCGTACAACGGCCACACCATCCTCCCGCAGATGTTCGAGACCACCGACTTCGACACCATCCGCGTCCACACCCTCAACGGCCGATACGTCCAGAACAAAGGGCTCGCGCTCTTCCCGCGCCGCGTCAACGGGTTCTACATGATGGTGTCCCGGCTCGACGGCGAGAACCTGTTCCTCATGAAGTCCGACAACCCGTACTTCTGGAACACGGCCGAGAAACTCCAGGGCCCGATGTACCCCTGGGAATTCGTGCAGATCGGCAACTGCGGCCCGCCGATCGAGACGCCCCAGGGCTGGCTGCTGCTGACCCACGGCGTCGGGCCGGTGCGCACCTACTGCATCGGCGCGGCGCTGCTCGACCTGAACAACCCCGTCCGCGTCATCGGCCACCTCGAGTTCCCGCTCATCGCGCCCAACGAAGACGAGCGCGACGGCTATGTGCCCAACGTCGTCTACTCCTGCGGCGCGGTCGAGCACCAAGGCAACCTCATCCTCCCCTACGCCGTGAGTGACAGCGCGACGACACTGGCGACGGTGAAGATGGACGAGCTGATGGATGCGCTGGTCCACAGCACCAAGGCCTGCCCGCTGCCCGACCGGCGGATCGCGAAGCGGGCGTCGTAGGGGTTAGGCGCTAGGGCCTAGGGCCTAGCGCGCCATGTTTCGCATGTGCAAACGTATTGGATAGCCAAACCGACCCACCCGGATCTGAAACACCGAGCTTGGTGCTCCAACCTAAGCCCTAAGCCCTAACGCCTACTCCACCTCCTCCGCCTCGCCGTCGATCTGC
The sequence above is a segment of the Phycisphaeraceae bacterium D3-23 genome. Coding sequences within it:
- a CDS encoding glycoside hydrolase family 130 protein, producing the protein MPTGPPTSPITVHRTDLRLSADDRRVIARFFPVGGDDRTISVIQRVLHMSDADITNDLGDVLRRFSKRHPDIRATFAQHFGRVAHWLDDPAALSDDRKLLIGAYFTMEYAIESAALFNPSAVPHPDQAGLADGEVRLLMSLRATGEGHVSSIVFRTAVADATGNVRLDEQSAHVAPMKVHADRFYDKQLFFLKLIEMAAYNEHARAVLDELPDRFAYPQLDRLVGELRHREGLGGEEFDRAADRMRWLARSNYELIIPHTSDPADLVIFPTSENESRGIEDARLTRFVDDDGAVTYYGTYTAYNGHTILPQMFETTDFDTIRVHTLNGRYVQNKGLALFPRRVNGFYMMVSRLDGENLFLMKSDNPYFWNTAEKLQGPMYPWEFVQIGNCGPPIETPQGWLLLTHGVGPVRTYCIGAALLDLNNPVRVIGHLEFPLIAPNEDERDGYVPNVVYSCGAVEHQGNLILPYAVSDSATTLATVKMDELMDALVHSTKACPLPDRRIAKRAS